Sequence from the Saccharopolyspora pogona genome:
AACAGTTGGGCCCCCGAGGCTGCGGGCGAATGACCAACCGGCGGCCAGGCCGGTCCTGACCCTAGGTCAAAGGACAGGCGGTGCTGCCAGGTTTCACCGGCCACCGCCCTCCGTTGGGATCAGCTCGGCCAGTAGGTCGCGGATGCGGCGGTCGATGTCGTCGCGGATCGTGCGGACGTCGTCGACGTTCTTTCCTGCGGGGTCGGTGAGTTGCCAGTCGAGGTAGCGCTTGCCGGGGAAGACGGGGCAGGCGTCGCCGCAGCCCATCGTGATCACCACGTCGGCGGCTTCGACGGCGTCGGTGGACAGTTTTTTGGGGACCTCGTTCGACAGGTCGAGACCGAGTTCGGCCATGACGGTCAGGACGGCGGGGTTGATGGTCTCGGCCGGGGCAGATCCAGCCGAGCGCACCGTCACCGTGCCTTGGGCGTGGTGCTGAAGCAGGGCGGCGGCCATCTGGGAACGTCCGGCGTTGTGCACGCAGACGAACAGGACTTCGGGTGTGCGGGACACGATCACTCCAAGGTGGTCACGAGGTGGTGCGGGCGCGCTCGGTGTCGACCGAGGCGGTAGCGCTGAACCAACGGCGGGCGGCCAACGAGACGTAGACCAGGGCGACCAGCACGGGCACCTCGATGAGGGGGCCGACGACCCCGGCCAAGGCTTGCCCGCTGGTGACGCCGAAGGTGGCGATGGCGACCGCGATGGCGAGTTCGAAGTTGTTGCCCGCCGCGGTGAACGACAGCGTCACGGACCGCTCGTAGCTCAGCCCGATGACCTTGCCCAGCGCGAACGATCCGGCCCAGATGATCGCGAAGTAGGCCAGCAGCGGCACGGCGATGCGGACGACGTCGACCGGTTGGCTGGTGATTTGGTCGCCTTGCAGCGCGAAGAGGATCACGATGGTGAACAGCAGCCCGTAAAGGGCGACCGGCCCGATCTTGGGCAAGAACCGGGTTTCATACCAGTCCCAGCCCTTGGCGCGTTCACCGAGCTTGCGCGTCAGGTACCCGGCGACCAGCGGGATGCCGAGGAAGATCAGGACGGACTTTGCGATCTGCCAAGCCGAGACCTCCAGCCCGACCGTGGGCAGGCCGAGCCAGCCCGGTAGCACCGACAGGTAGAACCAGCCGAGACCTGCGAACGCGATCACCTGGAACACCGAGTTCAACGCCACCAGCACGGCGGCGGCCTCCCGGTCCCCGCACGCCAGGTCGTTCCAGATGATCACCATCGCGATGCAGCGCGCCAGACCGACGATGATCAGGCCCGTGCGGTACTCGGGCAGGTCGGGCAGGAACACCCAGGCCAGCGCGAACATCACCGCCGGACCCACAACCCAGTTCAGCACCAGCGAGGACACCATGAGCCGCTTGTCGCCGGTGACGGTGTCCAACCGGTCGTAGCGGACCTTCGCTAGCACCGGGTACATCATCACTAGTAGGCCCAGCGCGATCGGCAGCGAGATCCCGTCGACCTGCACCGCGTCCAGTGCCAGACCGAGACCGGGAATCCACCGCCCCGCCAGCAGACCGACCACCAACGCCGCACCGATCCACACCGGCAGCAACCGGTCCAGCGTCGACAACCGCGCCACCACCGGCGCGTCCACTGCCCGGCTCATGCGGTGACCGCCCCGGCGTCAGCGGGCACCAGCACGGACGAGACGGCCCACAGGGTCTCGGGGCGCACCCGGTAGTAGATCCAGGTCCCGCGCCGTTCGCCCTCGATCACCCCGGCCTCGCGCAACACCTTGAGGTGGTGCGAGATCGTCGGCCCGGACAGCTCGAACGCCCCGGTCAGATCGCACACGCACGCCTCCCCGCCAGCGTGCGAGGCGATCAACGACAGCAGCCGCAGTCGCACCGGCTCGCCGATCGCCTTGAACACCCGGGCCAGCTCGGCCGACTGCTCCGCGGTCAACGGCTCCCGCATTACCGGCGAGCAGCACAAGGCCGCATCGTCGACCTGCCCGTCTTGTTTCGACATGCTTCTATCTTGACAGTCGTCAAACCAAGAGCCGAGCTGGCCTCAGCAGCTAATTAGATGGACATCTAAACAAGGGGATGAGATGTCTCGCATGCAACTCGCCCTTCGAGTCGGCGACCTCGAAAGATCGATCGCGTTCTACTCGAAGCTCTTCGGCGCCGAACCGGCCAAGCGGCGGCCGGGCTATGCAAACTTCGCCATCGCCGAACCGCCGCTCAAGCTGATCCTGTTGGAGGGCGAGCCCGGCCAGGACACGGTGCTGGACCACCTCGGGGTCGAGGTCGACAGCACCGAGCAGGTCGACAACGCCACCGAACGGCTCACGGCACTCGGCTTGTTCACCGAAGTCGAGGAAGACACGACCTGTTGCTACGCCCGGCAGGACAAGGTGTGGGTGCACGGCCCCGGCCGCGAACCCTGGGAGGTCTACGTCGTCAAGGCCGACTCCCAAACCTTCAGTGCGGCCCCCACGGAGTCCGGGGCGCAGTGCTGCGCCAGTGACAAGGACACCACGGCGGTCAACGCCTGATGACCACTGCGTGACGTGGTCTGCGCAAGAAGCCGTGCCTAAAAAGGTCTACCCGACCCCACCGCCGTCACCGGCTACAGTTACGCGCGAAATCGGCAGCACCCTCATTACGCTGGTCATCGTGCCGTTCGCCACGGTCGGCCGCACCCTGGCGAATCCAGCCACCTCCAACCGCCACCAACCGACACGCGCGCCGTTCGCGATACTTCAGCACAGCACAGAGCCGTTGTCGGAAATTCATCAACAACTGCACCGCGTAACCACGAAATGCGCCCCCTTCTGCACGTCTCGCCAAAACCTGACGCCCACGCTCCTGATTAGCCCCTGGACCACCGATTCGATCTCGACCTCGCGATCAACGCAAAATCCACACCGAAACACAAAAGAGCCCGCCGAACTGCGCTTTCGCGCCGTCCAGCGGGCTCTTTCGGGACGACAGGATTTGAACCTGCGGCGGTGCCACGAGGGTCGAGGGCAATGCCACGTAGCGTAAGTTGATCATGGTGTTGTGTCAGGGTTTTGCTGCTGATTCGGCGTGGTGACCTGATCATCACGCGGGTAGATGGCACGGTTACTCCTCGTGGATGTGGGTGTGGTGTCGCCAGATCAGGTCTCGCTCGGTGTGCTGGTGGCGGCGGTGCCCCGGGATGCGGTCGAGGAAGCGGTCGCGGTGTGCGGGGTCGGGGCCCTACGTGCGGACGGGAAACTCCCACCGCATGTGGTGGCCTACCTGACGATGGCGTTGTGTTTGTTCACCGAGGATGACTACACCGAGGTCGCGACCAAGGTCACGGGGTCGCTGGACCGGTGGGGATGCTGGGACGCCGCCTGGAGTGCGCCCACCGCCAGCGCGATCACCCAGGCCCGGAAACGGCTGGGCCGTGCCGTGTTCCCCGAAATCTTCGAACGGACCTGCGGCCCGGTGGCCGGGGAATCCGCCCCCATGGCCGGGCTGCTGGCGACCGGCCGGGCCCGGGGAGCGTGGCTGCGTGACTGGCGGCTGCTGGCTATCGACGGGTTCGATGTGGACATGCCCGACACCGACGCCAACGCCGCCGAGTTCGGCTACGCCGGATCCGGTGTCAGCCGGTCGGCCTACCCCAAGGCGCGGGTGGTGGCGTTATCCGAGTGCGGCACCCACGCCTTCCTCGCCGCCGAAGTCGACGCCTACTCAGTCGGGGAGAAGACCCTGGCCGGCCGGCTCTACCCTCGGCTGCACGCGGATGAATTACTGACCGCGGATCGGAACTTCTACTCCTACCAGGCGTGGAAACTGGCTGCCGGCACCGGTGCCGCGCTGCTGTGGCGGGCCCCGACCCAACTGGCGTTGCCGGTGGTGCGGGTTCTGTCCGACGGCACGTACCTGACCATCCTGATCAACCCGAGCATCCACCACCGAGCCCGTCGGGAACGCCTGCTGGCGGCCGCCCAAGCCGGAGAGGACATCGATCCTGACCAGGCCCAGTGGGCCAGAGTGATCGAGTACGACGTACCCGACCGGGTCGGCAACGGCACCGGTGAGCTGATCGCGCTGCTGACCACGATCACCGACCCGACCCACGCCCACGCCGATGAACTGGCCGACGCATACCATCAGCGGTGGGAACAGGAAACCGGCAACGACCAGCTGAAAACCCACCTGCGGGGACCCGGCCGGGTACTGCGCTCCCGGCTACCGGATCTGGTGCACCAGGAGATATGGGCCTGGCTGATCGTGCACCACGCGATCGCCGCGCTGATCACCCAGGCCGCCACGGCCGCTGAACTGGACCCAGACCGGATCTCCTTCACCCAGACCCTGCGTCTGATCCGCCGCACCGCTACCGGGACGGCGGACATTCCCCCCTCAGGACTGGATTGAGGCACTACCCCATATCTTGGCCAACATCGCGGGCCTGCGCATCCCGCGCCGCCGTCACCGGACATGTCCGCGCGCAGTGAAACGCGCCCGCCACAACAGTTACCGGGTGAAGAAACCCGGCGAACCCGCCAGCATCCGCCACGACGGGCCAGCCACCATCCGGTTCCATCCCCTCCAACCCCGAGCAGCATGATCAACTTAAGCTACGTGGCATTGGGGGTCGAGGGGGCCGTAACCGCTGGCTTGGACACTGCGCGTCCGTCCGTGAGCTCGCCGCATCGAGACGGTCAAGCGCCGACCACGACATCCGCCATGCGCGTTAATCAGTCGCCGCTGCGCACGACCGCAAACGAGGTGCTCGTTTCGGGCGGTGAGGCATCAGCGGGTCGCTGGATACTCAATGAAACCGCAGAAATATTCTTTAGCGAACCCCAGATTTCGCCGATCCCGAGAGCATCGATTCTGGAAAACGATGCCGGTGCGCCTGCGATCGCCCTCTTGCAGAAGCTCGGAATCAAGCATTCCGCAGCGGCATCTTGCCGGACGCGTAGCTCAAATGGACAACGAATCAGGTCTCATTGCCGCTGACGAAGCAGCTCTTCCACCCCGGTTTTCCATGGAACGGTCCGTGATGTAGCCCTACCGGTCGAGACGCGTTGATTAACCGTTCGCACGGTACGAGTGTAAACATGCATGGCACGGAGGTGCCACACGATCGCGACCCTCCTTTCGAGTGAAGACGCTGGATCGAATATTCGCAGAGTATTGATGAATGCTGTTCATGGGGGATTTTCGGAAACGATGCGGAATATTCCCTGCGGTAAATTCAGAAGAAGCGGCGGACTGCGGCAGGAGCGGAACGAGGTGGCCTCGGAAGCGCCGGCCCCCGCCGTCGACGAGTTCTGCTTCGCGGCTGATGGAGTCCGTGAACGGTTTCGAGATCAGGGCCGCCGACGGCCCTTCGGCGGTCAGCAGCGGCGGCACGATCCGGCGCACGGACGTCAACAGGCGGGTTTCTTCGCCGTGAGCACGAGCAGAATCGGTTGTCCCACGAGCCAGGACGACCACGGCACCTCGGCGACCATCCGGTCATCGCCGACGAACTCGTGGTGTTGCACCGCGGTGAAACCCGACTCCGCAAGCCAGCCCTCGTAGTCGTCGACGGCGTAGGGGTGGGCCACCAGCTTGTAGGCCCTGCCGTCGTACTCGAACTGCGCCGACATCCCTGTCACCGCCATCATTGGGTGGAAGACGGAGAACACCAGCCGACCGCCGGGGCGCAGCACCCGGTGGAACTCGGCGGTGGCCCGGCCGGGATGGTCCAGGTGTTCGCCGAGCAGCGCGCAGTAGACCGCGTCGAATGCGGCGTCGTCGAAAGGCAGCACACCCTGTAGGTCCGCTTCGAAGACCGGAACCTCCGGGCAACGGATTCGAGCGACCTCCAGCATGCCCGCGGAGAAATCGACACCCACGGGCGCCGCCCCGGCGGTGAGCATCGCGGCGAGGTTGCGGCCGGTGCCGCACCCCGCATCCAGAATCCGCTCCCCGGAAGCCGGCGCCAGCAGCCGGATGCTGTGCTGCGCGTCCACTGCGACCACCGGGTTCGGCGTCTGCTCGTAGGAACCAGCCCACAAGTCGTACCCGGCTTTCGTCTCTATGTCGTGCAACTGCATCCTGGACCGTCCAAGGGCTAGTATGAAAAAGTCTGCGCGGGGGCTGGACAAACCTGGGGGTGAGTTCGCCACCGCGGTGAACTTCGCGTCACCAGCGCGAATCGCGGCAATCGACGGCTCAGGTCATCGATTGCCAACACATTCCGCACCTTACCGACCGGATTGCGCGGCGAGCAACCAACAACCGAATGGGAACATCCGGGCGGCGCCACGACGCCGATGACGAATACCGGGAGCACAGGAGGCCACGGAAGAATGTCCGACACATCGTTCAAGGTCATCGTCATCGGCGGTGGTATCGGTGGGCTGTGCCTGGCGCAGGGGTTGAAACGAGCCGGTGCGGATGTAGCCGTCTACGAGCGCGACCGCACCAGGACCGACCGCCTGGAGGGCTATCGGATCCACATCGATCCGGACGGGGCGAAAGCGCTGCACTCCTGTCTCCCGACGACGACCTGGGACGCGTTCGTCGCCAGCACCGTCGACCTCGGCGCTTTCCGCTTCCTGACCGAGGGTCTGCACGAACTCATGGTTCTGGAGTCTGATTCGCAGGTGGCCCCGGAATCCGGCCCCACCGAACGTTCGCACGCCATCGACCGCGTCACACTGCGGGAGGTGCTGCTGACCGACCTCGACGACGTGCTGCACTTCAACAAGAAGTTCGAGCGGTACGAGCGCGATCCCGACGGCATGATCACCGCGCACTTCGCCGACGGCACCACGGCAACCGGCCACGTGCTCGTCGGTGCCGACGGCGTGAACTCCCAGATCCGCAGGCAGTACTTGCCACAGGTGGAGCGGGTCGACACCGACGCGTTCGGGATCGGCCTCAAGCTCCCGCTCACCGAAGAGGTGCGTGACTGGCTGGAACCGCCCCTGTCCACTGGGCGGAACATGATTATGGCGCCGGCGCCCTACTTCCTCTCCATCTCGGTGTTCGACCGGACCACCGACCGCGATGACCTTCCCTCGACTCCCGGTGACAACGCTTACGTCGGAACGGCTTTCGTCGTCCGCCGAAGTGCCTGCCCAGCGAACATCCACGCGCTCAATGGCACCGAGCTCAAGAAGTTCATCGAGCGGCTGATCTCCGGTTGGCATCCGCAGCTGCGCAGACTCGTCGCGGAGTCCGACCCGGACAGCGCGCTGCTCGTGCCCTACAAGACCTCGGTCCCGGTGAAGCCGTGGGAGAGCACCAACATCACGCTGCTCGGCGATGCCGTGCACAGCATGTCGCCCGTCGGCGGACTGGGCGGCAACACCGCACTGCGCGACGCGGATCTGCTGTGCCGCAATCTTGTCCGGGTGCACCGCAGCGGCACGCTGACGGTCGAAGCGATCCGCGACTACGAAACGACGATGCTCGAGTACGGCTTCGCCGCCGTCCGCAAAGCGTTGCGCTACCAGAAGCAGGGCTTGCAGAGCAACAAACTGGCGGTTTCCCTCTCGCGGATGTCCTTCCGCGCGATCAACAGCATGATGCAGCACCGAAGCAAACAGGCCGCTCGGCGCACCGGTCCGTTGTCGAAAGCACGTTCCGCAGGCTGACTCCCCGCTCCCGCGACGATCGCCGAAGCGGCGTGCGTCGCGGGAGCCTACTGCCAGGCCGCCTCGTAGAAGTCCCCGGGCGCTCGACCGGAACCGATCATCACCTGGATCAGGCTGGTCAGCCCGGTACCGTCGACACCGAGCAGCCGGTTGGTCCGCCGCACGTCGTAGCCGAGACTGGCGTGGCATCGCAGGCCCAGCGCCGCCGCGGCGAGGTAGAGCCGTTGCGTCATGATGCCGCCTTCCATGTTCTGCATCCGGAACCAGCGGTCGCCGTAAACCTCGAACCCGGCGCCGTAGTCCCCCACCGGATACACGCAGAGGTTCGCGTGAGTGAGGTTGAAGAGCCTGATCAGCAGCGACTCCTGGAGCTCGTCACCGATGTCGCCCGCGCGCACCAGTTCCAGCCCGGCTTCGTCGTCCGCCGACGCGGGCCGGTAGCGGTAGACGCCCGGGTCCACTCCGGACACGCGGTTCACCGCGCAGAAAAGAATCGTGTGCTGCATCGACTGCTGACGCTGGTCCAGGTCGTTGGAGTAACCCTGCGCGGCGGCGGCGAGCAGCGCGGACAGCGCCTCCAGGCTCATGTCCGCGGGCGTGAAGTAGCCCATCGACGAGCGGCGGGCCGACAGGCCCGACAGCAGATCAGTCCGATGGCGGGGCAGGCTCAACGTCGCCCGGCTCAGAACTCCGGACGCGGTGACGGGTTGCTTGGCCCCTTCCGCGCGCAGCGAAGTCCGATCGGGCAAGCGGGACGCCCGGTGCACCCGCGCCTGCAGCGGCAGCAGGTCGAGTGACCAGTCCGGCTCTGACACCGATGATCCCCCGGTCCGCGATACGAGCACGTCGTCGGTCAGCCGCGTACCCGAATCACTCGGTACCGCATCCGACTCCTCGAGCTCGCCAATCGTGATCGCCGCGTAGACACTCTCCCGCATCGGGTCCAGCCGCAGCAACCGGTCCAGGCCGTCGTCCACGAACTGGTACGAGACCCTCGCTTGGAGTTGGTAGCGCGCGACCACCTCGAGCAGTTGCCCGACGAGCACGCCGCAGTCCAGGCCGCACAGGCGGTAGGTCAGGTCACCGTACTTGAAGGCGTTCTTCCAGAAAAAGGCGCTCACCAAAACGGTCAGGCTCGCCCTCGTACCGGGAAGGCCCAGACCAGCAGCCAGTTCCGCGGTCCAGTCGCCTTCGCGGACCGCCACCAGGGCGTGGTGCGCGGCGTCGTAGTGGTGGACTCCTGGCGCGACTCCGCTGTCTGGAGCGGAGACCAAGTACAGTTCGGCGGGAAACCGCGACCCCCCGGAAGGGACCGGGCGAAGCGAGTTGCGGGCGAGCTTCGCGCCACCGGGCGGGTCGGCCCCCCTGGTCCCGATCAGCCTTCGCAGCGCATCCGCGGCAGTCCACCGGTAGCGGGCCACGCCGTAGGAGTCGAACAGGAGCTGGCCCACCCGGTCGAGGCCCACCCGGTCGAGGCCCACCCGGTCGGCAGGCGCGGTGGCGGTTCGGTTCTCGTAGCCGAGAGGTATCCGGGGGTGGCCGCGGTAGAGCTTGAACTGGGAGGGAGCGTCGTCCCAGTCGACTTCCTCAGGAAACGGCATGCTCTCGGCGAGTTCCTGGTATTCGCGCGCCGCTGAGCTCGCGTCGAGTCCCGCTTCCCGATCTCTCGCGCGGGCTTCGGCACTGTGGAACGTCGTTGGCCGCTCGGCGTTCAGTTCGCACCCCCGGTGATCTCGGAAATGGATCGCCACAGCAGGTACATCAGATAGGACTCCGCCGGCAACGAGATGCCCAGGCGGTTGTTGTGCATGTGCGAGCAGAAGAGGAGCACGCTGCGCAGGCCTGCATCCGGCGTGGAGCCCATCAGCAGCTCCCGCGGTGCGAACAGGCCCTGCTGCTGCAGCCCGTCGAGCCGTTGGCGCAGCGCGGTCGTCGAAGCGGTCCACCGGGCCACTTCGGGCCCAGCCTCATCGGTCGCGCCGGCTTCGACCAGCTCGACAAGTTTCCTGACGAGCCGTACCAGGCGGGCCCGCTGCCGTTGGAACTTCGCCTCGAACAGCTGCTCGCTGGCCGCCACGTCGCCGAAGAGGAGCTGGCGTCCCCAACCGCGCTGCCCGGTATCGAAGTACCCGGTCAACCCGTTGGCTCCGTTGGCGGCGACCATCGCCGACACCAACATCATCGTCAAGGCTTGACCACTCCGGCGATCAGCCGGCGCATCCGACGCCACGATGTCAGCAGCCAGCTCGCTGGATTCCGTGAAGTGCCGCTCGACCGCTCGCATGGCCTCGGGCGTGTCTCCGTAGCGTCCGAGCTCGGGTTCGTAGTGCGCCGTGCGCATCGAGTTGTCCGGTTGCAGCGGCTCGACGGTGTCCTGGCCGCGCTCCACAGCGACCAGCGGCTGCGCGATTCGGAGGTACTCCTGCTCGCTGATGACCGTCCGCGAAGGACTGGTTTCGAGGAAGCCGCGCACGTGGCGGTCCACCAGGCCGGCGACCTTCGCCGCGTCCTGGGGTGCCCGCGGCTTCAGCCGCAGCCGCAGGTGGGGGCCGGCCTGCCAGTGCCTGACGAAGAAGTGGTCCTCGACGAGACATCCGCCGGTCAGGTCGGCGAACAGCGGGCGGATCGCGCCGTTGATCAGCCGATCGAGCGGCTCGTGGTAGTGGATGTGCATGCTGGTCCAGCGCGTCTCAGCCATCCCGGCCTCCCCGGGTCAGTTCGACGACGAACTCGCAGGCGTGCCTGGCATCTCCGTCCCGCGCGACCAGGTCCGCCGGCCCCGGCAACATCTCCTCGAACACCAGCGCCTCGTCGGTTCCGGCGACGACCTCGTCGAGCACGTTCAGGAAGAGCGCGCTGGAGAAGTCGACGTACACCGGCTTGCGTGTCTTGTCGAACATCCCGTCCACACGCGATTTCTGGGCGGCGTGGCCGTGCCCGGCGATGGCCCGGACGAAGCACTGCCGCGGGATTCCGTGCCGTCGGCGCCACCGGGTGACGTCGATCAGGTGCCCCACGTCCGAGCCCCCGGCGGGTCGCCACGGCAAGTCCTGGGCCCGCACGACCCACGAGGCCCGGTTGACGACGAGTTCACCTAGCACTAGCCGGGGATATCGGCGAACGCCGTCGAGCTCATCGGAGGCTGAGGCCGTCGACAGCTGCTTGATGAACTCGAAGCGGGGCACGGCCTGACCGAACATCTGGAGGAGGAACCGGTAAGCGGGGGGCAGCAGGAACTCGACCATCATGCCGAGGTGCACCGGTATGACGCCGATGCCCCGGCTCTTCGAGACGAGGCGGAGCTGCCGCGTCTGCGGATCGTGGACGACCACCAGATCGTTGAGCGGTATTTGCCGTTTCGCAGGCCGGTCACTCGTGCTCATTGGGTAGCTGATCTCGTAGCAGGTCACCGGTCGTTTCAGGTTGAGGTTCGACCCGACCGTCCCGGTGACCTCCGCGTAGTACCGGCCGTCCGGGCCGGGGGCGGGGAGCTCGGGCTGCTCGAACGCACCGGTACCGGCCTTGTGGTCGAGCCTGAGCAAGCGCGCCTGGCTGCGCCCGAAACCCGTCATGAGCTCGTTGAGCACGGCGCGCGGTTGACCGTCCGTGTCGGCGAGCGGCTGGAGGTAGCAGGCCAGGGACTCCTGCGGACGGACGTGGCCGGGCAGGCGGTGGAGGAAGTCGCGGACCGGTTCGCTGGGCAGCCGCCGCACCCCTTCCCCGTCCACGGGGGCCTCGGACACGAGCGCGACCAGCGTCTCCTGTAGATCGGCCAGCTGGTCCAACCGCTCGATCCCCATCCTGGGCACCGGAAACGCCTGCTCGTAGCAGAGCGCCAGTTCGGCCCCGCCCACGCGGAATCCCGCCGGCCGCTCTCCCGACTGCCCGATCGCTTTGCAGAAAGCGCTGTAGAAATCGAGGAAGTGCACCTGGGCACCGCTGCCGTAGTGCTCGGCGAAGAACTCCTCAGCTGCGATCTGCCCGGGCAGGAACCGGTCGTAGAGCCCCGCAAGACGGCGCACCAGGTCCAGGTCGTTGAACAGCTCCTGCCAGTGCTCCGGGGCACGCACTGGCCGGACCCCGGTCATCAGCACGTCCTCGTAGAAGGCGTTCTTCGGGATTTGCTCACCCGACGCGCTCCATCCGAGCAGGTCGTAGACGTTCCCGAGCCGGTCAT
This genomic interval carries:
- a CDS encoding arsenate reductase ArsC, which codes for MSRTPEVLFVCVHNAGRSQMAAALLQHHAQGTVTVRSAGSAPAETINPAVLTVMAELGLDLSNEVPKKLSTDAVEAADVVITMGCGDACPVFPGKRYLDWQLTDPAGKNVDDVRTIRDDIDRRIRDLLAELIPTEGGGR
- the arsB gene encoding ACR3 family arsenite efflux transporter — its product is MSRAVDAPVVARLSTLDRLLPVWIGAALVVGLLAGRWIPGLGLALDAVQVDGISLPIALGLLVMMYPVLAKVRYDRLDTVTGDKRLMVSSLVLNWVVGPAVMFALAWVFLPDLPEYRTGLIIVGLARCIAMVIIWNDLACGDREAAAVLVALNSVFQVIAFAGLGWFYLSVLPGWLGLPTVGLEVSAWQIAKSVLIFLGIPLVAGYLTRKLGERAKGWDWYETRFLPKIGPVALYGLLFTIVILFALQGDQITSQPVDVVRIAVPLLAYFAIIWAGSFALGKVIGLSYERSVTLSFTAAGNNFELAIAVAIATFGVTSGQALAGVVGPLIEVPVLVALVYVSLAARRWFSATASVDTERARTTS
- a CDS encoding ArsR/SmtB family transcription factor, whose amino-acid sequence is MSKQDGQVDDAALCCSPVMREPLTAEQSAELARVFKAIGEPVRLRLLSLIASHAGGEACVCDLTGAFELSGPTISHHLKVLREAGVIEGERRGTWIYYRVRPETLWAVSSVLVPADAGAVTA
- a CDS encoding ArsI/CadI family heavy metal resistance metalloenzyme codes for the protein MSRMQLALRVGDLERSIAFYSKLFGAEPAKRRPGYANFAIAEPPLKLILLEGEPGQDTVLDHLGVEVDSTEQVDNATERLTALGLFTEVEEDTTCCYARQDKVWVHGPGREPWEVYVVKADSQTFSAAPTESGAQCCASDKDTTAVNA
- a CDS encoding IS4 family transposase; translated protein: MARLLLVDVGVVSPDQVSLGVLVAAVPRDAVEEAVAVCGVGALRADGKLPPHVVAYLTMALCLFTEDDYTEVATKVTGSLDRWGCWDAAWSAPTASAITQARKRLGRAVFPEIFERTCGPVAGESAPMAGLLATGRARGAWLRDWRLLAIDGFDVDMPDTDANAAEFGYAGSGVSRSAYPKARVVALSECGTHAFLAAEVDAYSVGEKTLAGRLYPRLHADELLTADRNFYSYQAWKLAAGTGAALLWRAPTQLALPVVRVLSDGTYLTILINPSIHHRARRERLLAAAQAGEDIDPDQAQWARVIEYDVPDRVGNGTGELIALLTTITDPTHAHADELADAYHQRWEQETGNDQLKTHLRGPGRVLRSRLPDLVHQEIWAWLIVHHAIAALITQAATAAELDPDRISFTQTLRLIRRTATGTADIPPSGLD
- a CDS encoding class I SAM-dependent methyltransferase, with the protein product MQLHDIETKAGYDLWAGSYEQTPNPVVAVDAQHSIRLLAPASGERILDAGCGTGRNLAAMLTAGAAPVGVDFSAGMLEVARIRCPEVPVFEADLQGVLPFDDAAFDAVYCALLGEHLDHPGRATAEFHRVLRPGGRLVFSVFHPMMAVTGMSAQFEYDGRAYKLVAHPYAVDDYEGWLAESGFTAVQHHEFVGDDRMVAEVPWSSWLVGQPILLVLTAKKPAC
- a CDS encoding FAD-dependent oxidoreductase, with product MSDTSFKVIVIGGGIGGLCLAQGLKRAGADVAVYERDRTRTDRLEGYRIHIDPDGAKALHSCLPTTTWDAFVASTVDLGAFRFLTEGLHELMVLESDSQVAPESGPTERSHAIDRVTLREVLLTDLDDVLHFNKKFERYERDPDGMITAHFADGTTATGHVLVGADGVNSQIRRQYLPQVERVDTDAFGIGLKLPLTEEVRDWLEPPLSTGRNMIMAPAPYFLSISVFDRTTDRDDLPSTPGDNAYVGTAFVVRRSACPANIHALNGTELKKFIERLISGWHPQLRRLVAESDPDSALLVPYKTSVPVKPWESTNITLLGDAVHSMSPVGGLGGNTALRDADLLCRNLVRVHRSGTLTVEAIRDYETTMLEYGFAAVRKALRYQKQGLQSNKLAVSLSRMSFRAINSMMQHRSKQAARRTGPLSKARSAG
- a CDS encoding SagB family peptide dehydrogenase yields the protein MAIHFRDHRGCELNAERPTTFHSAEARARDREAGLDASSAAREYQELAESMPFPEEVDWDDAPSQFKLYRGHPRIPLGYENRTATAPADRVGLDRVGLDRVGQLLFDSYGVARYRWTAADALRRLIGTRGADPPGGAKLARNSLRPVPSGGSRFPAELYLVSAPDSGVAPGVHHYDAAHHALVAVREGDWTAELAAGLGLPGTRASLTVLVSAFFWKNAFKYGDLTYRLCGLDCGVLVGQLLEVVARYQLQARVSYQFVDDGLDRLLRLDPMRESVYAAITIGELEESDAVPSDSGTRLTDDVLVSRTGGSSVSEPDWSLDLLPLQARVHRASRLPDRTSLRAEGAKQPVTASGVLSRATLSLPRHRTDLLSGLSARRSSMGYFTPADMSLEALSALLAAAAQGYSNDLDQRQQSMQHTILFCAVNRVSGVDPGVYRYRPASADDEAGLELVRAGDIGDELQESLLIRLFNLTHANLCVYPVGDYGAGFEVYGDRWFRMQNMEGGIMTQRLYLAAAALGLRCHASLGYDVRRTNRLLGVDGTGLTSLIQVMIGSGRAPGDFYEAAWQ
- a CDS encoding thiopeptide-type bacteriocin biosynthesis protein, with amino-acid sequence MAETRWTSMHIHYHEPLDRLINGAIRPLFADLTGGCLVEDHFFVRHWQAGPHLRLRLKPRAPQDAAKVAGLVDRHVRGFLETSPSRTVISEQEYLRIAQPLVAVERGQDTVEPLQPDNSMRTAHYEPELGRYGDTPEAMRAVERHFTESSELAADIVASDAPADRRSGQALTMMLVSAMVAANGANGLTGYFDTGQRGWGRQLLFGDVAASEQLFEAKFQRQRARLVRLVRKLVELVEAGATDEAGPEVARWTASTTALRQRLDGLQQQGLFAPRELLMGSTPDAGLRSVLLFCSHMHNNRLGISLPAESYLMYLLWRSISEITGGAN